The following nucleotide sequence is from uncultured Roseateles sp..
GTGTCCGCTGGGCACCGAGTGTTTTGTCCGCATTGTTTTACGGCGTGCCTCGCCACGAACGAGGCCTGCGCCCCCAAGGATTGCCATGTTGAAGTCTGCCCACAAGCCGCTAGCCGAACTCGAGAACAGCGCCGAATTCCAGGCCCGCCATATCGGCCCGGATGCCACCGACGAAGCGCTGATGCTGTCGGTGATCGGCTCGGCCTCGCGCCGCGCACTGATCGAGTCCATCGTGCCGCGCTCGATTGCCCGTGCCAATGCGATGCAACTGCCCGCCGAGCTGACCGAGGCGCAGGCGCTGGCCGAGCTCAAGGGCATCGCGGCCCAGAACCAGGTCTTGAAAAGCTTCATCGGCCAGGGCTATTACGGCACCCTGACCCCGGGCGTGATACTGCGCAATGTGCTCGAGAACCCCGCCTGGTACACGGCCTACACGCCCTACCAGGCCGAGATTTCGCAGGGCCGTATGGAGGCTCTGGTCAACTTCCAGACCATGGTCTGCGACCTGACCGGCATGTCAATAGCCAACGCCTCGATGCTGGACGAGGCCACATCGGCCGCCGAGGCGATGACGCTGGCCGCCCGCGTCGGCAAGAGCAAGAGCCAGACCTTCTTCGTGGCCGATGACGTGCTGCCGCAAAGCCTGGAGGTGATCCAGACCCGTGCCAAGCCGCTGGGCATCACCGTGGTCGTCGGTCCGGCCGAGGCCGCCGGCCAGACCGACTGCTTTGCCGCGCTGGTGCAATATCCCGGCGTGACCGGCCGCGTGCGCGCGCTGCAGCCGATTGCCGATGCCGTGCATGCCCGGGGCGGCCTGCTGATTGCCGCGGCCGACCTGCTGGCGCTGACCCTGATCGCCTCGCCCGGCGAGCAGGGCGCCGACATCACCATCGGCACCACCCAGCGCTTCGGCATGCCGATGTGCAATGGCGGCCCGCACGCTGCCTATATGGCCTGCAAGGATGAGTACAAGCGCTCGCTGCCCGGCCGCCTGGTCGGCCTGAGCATCGACTCGCACGGCAAGCCGGCCTACCGGCTGGCGCTGCAGACCCGCGAGCAGCACATCCGCCGCGAAAAAGCCACGTCCAATATCTGCACCGCCCAGGTGCTGCCGGCCGTCGTGGCCAGCATGTATGCCGTCTATCACGGTCCGCAGGGCCTGAAGCGCATCGCTCAGCGCGTGGCCAGCTACACGGCCATCCTGGCCCAGGGCCTGAAGACGCTGGGCTTCACCCTGGTGCACGAAACCTCGTTCGACACGCTGGAAGTCAACACCGGTGCGAAGACCGAGTCGCTGCTGGCCGCGGCCGTGGCCGCCGGCATGAACTTGCGCCGTGCATCGGCAACGGCCGTGGGCCTGTCGCTGGACGAAACCACCACCCGTGCCGATCTGCTGGCCCTGCTGGCGGTGTTCGCCGAAGGCAAGCCCGTGATCGGCTTTGACTCGTTCGAGAAGGGCATTGCCGCGCTGATCCCGGCCGAGCTGGCCCGCTCCAGCGCCTATCTGACCCACCCGGTGTTCAACACCCACCACTCCGAAACCGAGATGCTGCGCTATCTGCGCATGCTGTCCGACAAGGACCTGGCGCTGGACCGCACGATGATCGCGCTGGGCTCCTGCACGATGAAGCTGAACGCAACCAGCGAGATGATTCCCATCACCTGGCCGGAGTTCGCCAACATCCACCCGTTCGCCCCGCGTGATCAGCTCAAGGGCTATGAGCTGCTGGACGAACAGCTGCGCGCCTGGCTGTGCCAGGCCACCGGTTACGCGGGCATCTCGCTGCAGCCCAATGCCGGCTCGCAGGGCGAGTACGCCGGCCTGCTGATCATCAAGGCCTGGCATGAAGCCCGTGGCGAAGCGCACCGCAAGATCTGCCTGATCCCCGAGTCGGCCCACGGCACGAACCCGGCCTCGGCCCAGATGGTGGGCATGCAGGTGGTCGTCACCAAGTGCGACAAGGAAGGCAATATCGACCTGGTCGATCTGAAAGCCAAGTGCGAGCAGCACAGCGCCAATCTGGCCGCCATCATGATCACCTACCCGTCGACCTACGGCGTGTTCGACACCCAGGTCAAGGAGATCTGCGCGCTGGTCCATGCCCATGGCGGCCGGGTCTACGTTGATGGCGCCAACATGAATGCGCTGGTCGGCGTGGCCGCGCCGGGCGAGTTCGGCGGCGACGTCAGCCACCTGAACCTGCACAAGACCTTCTGCATTCCGCACGGCGGTGGCGGCCCGGGCGTCGGCCCGGTCTGCGTGGTCGCCGATCTGGTGCCGCATCTGCCGGCGCACCGCACGGCCGGCATCGGCGGCGAGGCCGCCATCGGCGCCGTGTCTGCCGCGCCGCTGGGCAATGCGGCCGTGCTGCCTATCAGCTGGATGTATGTGCGCATGATGGGTGCCGAGGGCCTGCAGTCGGCCACCGAGGTCGCCATCCTGTCGGCCAACTATGTGGCCGCGCGCCTGGACGGCTATTACGACATCCACTTCAGCGGCAATATCGAAGGCGTCAAGGGCGGTGGCGTGGCCCATGAGTGCATCCTCGATCTGCGCCCGCTGAAGGACAGCTCCGGCGTGGGCGCCGAAGACGTGGCCAAGCGCCTGATCGACTACGGCTTCCATGCGCCGACCTTGAGCTTCCCTGTCGCCGGCACCTTGATGGTGGAGCCGACCGAGAGCGAATCGAAGGCCGAGCTGGACCGCTTCTGCGACGCGATGATCGCCATCCGTGGCGAGATCGAGAAGGTCGAGCAAGGCAGTTGGAGCCGCGAGGACAACCCGCTGATCAATGCCCCGCACACGGCCGAGCACCTGATGAAGGCCGACTGGGCGCATGGCTACAGCCGCGACGAGGCCGCCTACCCGGTGGCGTCTCTGCGCCGCGTCAAGTACTGGGTGCCGGTGGGCCGCGTGGACAACGTCTACGGCGACCGCAATCTGAGCTGCAGCTGCCCCCCGGTGAGCGACTACGCTTGATCGATCTGCTGCACCGCGCTGACTGACTGAACGCAGCGGCCATGTCCCCACGAAGGGCATGGCCGTTGTTCCATCTGCTGGATTCCTGAAGGAGCACACACCGTGGCCATCTCCGTATTCGACCTGTTCAAGATCGGCATCGGGCCGTCGAGCTCGCACACCGTCGGCCCCATGCGCGCCGCGCGGCTGTTTGCGCTGCGCCTGCGCCACGAGGGCGTGCTGGACAGCACCACCCGCGTGGTGTCGCAGCTCTACGGGTCGCTGGGCGCCACCGGCAAGGGCCACGGCAGCGACAAGGCGGTGCTCCTGGGCCTGGCCGGCCATGAGCCCGACACCGTCGATGTGGAGGCCGTGCCGCAGATCCTGGCCAGCATCCGCGAAGGCTCGAAGCTGCTGCTGCTGAACGAGCACGAAGTCGCCTTCGACGAGGCCAAGGACCTGGTGTTCTTCCGCCGCCAGAGCCTGCCTTTCCATGCCAACGGCATGCGCTTCGCCGCCTACGACGCTCAGGGCGAGCTGCTGCAGGAGCGCACCTACTACTCGGTCGGTGGCGGCTTCGTCGTCAGCGACGAGGTGGCCAGCGACGGCAGCAAGCAGAAGGTCATCGCCCCCGACACCACCGTGCTGCCCTACCCCTTCCACAGCGGCGACGATCTGCTGCGCCTGTGCGCCGAGCACGGCGTCAGCATCGCCGAGCTGATGCGCCGCAACGAGCGCCACTGGCGCAGCGATGCCGAGACCGAGGCCGGCCTGATGCGCATCTGGAAGGTGATGCAGGAATGCGTGGTACGCGGCTGCCGCACCGAAGGCATCCTGCCCGGCGGCTTCAAGGTCAAGCGCCGCGCCGCCCAGCTGTACCGCGACCTGACGTCCAACCCCGAGGCCGCGCTGCGCGACCCCTTGCAGGTGATGGACTGGGTCAACCTCTACGCGCTGGCCGTCAACGAGGAGAACGCCGCCGGCGGCCGTGTCGTCACCGCGCCGACCAATGGCGCGGCCGGCATCATCCCCTCGGTGCTGCACTACTACACCCGCTTTGTGCCCGGCGCCACCGAGCGCGGCGTCTACGACTTCCTGTTCACCGCCGCGGCGATCGGCATCCTGTACAAGGAAAATGCCTCGATCTCGGGTGCCGAGGTCGGCTGCCAGGGCGAGGTCGGCGTGGCCTGCTCGATGGCCGCCGGCGCGCTGTGCCAGGTGATGGGCGGCACGCCCGAGCAGGTGGAGAACGCCGCCGAGATCGGCATGGAGCACCACCTGGGCCTGACCTGCGATCCGGTCGGCGGCCTGGTGCAGATCCCCTGCATCGAGCGCAATGCGATCGCCTCGGTGAAAGCCATCAACGCCGCCCGCATGGCCATGCGCGGCGACGGCACCCACTTCGTCAGCCTCGACAAGGTCATCAAGACCATGCGCGACACCGGCGCGGACATGATGACCAAGTACAAGGAGACCGCACGCGGCGGGCTGGCGGTGAATATCGTCGAATGCTGAGGTGGGGCCGTCGATTCGGCAGGGGTTGATTCGTCGTGGGTATGCTGCAATCCTGCGCGGACCCCGATAGTGAAAACTTCCCAAGGAGGACACCATGTTCAAGAAAATTGCCCTCGTGCTCGTCGTTCTGATCGTCGCCCTGCTCGGCTTCGCGGCCACCCGGCCCGACTCCTTCAGCGTCAAGCGCGAGATCACTATCAAGGCGCCGGCCGAGAAGATCTATCCGCTGGTCAATGACTTTCATCAGTGGACGGCCTGGTCGCCCTGGGAGAAGCTCGATCTGGCGATGACGCGCACGCACAGTGGTGCGCCCGCCGGCAAGGGCGCCGTCTACGGATGGAAGGGCAACAAGGACGTGGGCAGCGGCCGCATGGAGATCACCGACACCACGGCACCGGCCAAAGTGCTGATCAAGCTCGATTTCTTCGAGCCCTTCGAGTCTCAGAACACCGCCGACTTCAGCTTCAAGCCCCAGGCCGATGGCAGCACCCAGGTGGTGTGGGTGATGTACGGTCCCATGCCCTATATCTCGAAGCTGATGAGCGTGTTCGTCAGCATGGACGCGATGATTGGCAAGGACTTCGAGGCCGGCCTGGCCAATATGAAGGCCACGGCGGAGAAGTAGCCGCCATGCAAAAGGCCCGCAGCTGCGGGCCTTTGTTCGCTTGATGCGGACTCTTACTTCTTGGCGCGTATTTTCGCCAGCTCGGCCTGCGTCTCGTTCCACAGCTCCATGCCGACATTGGTGGCGATGCCGGCGTTGATGTGGGTCAGCTTGTCGCGCATGCGGCCGGTTTCGGCGGCGCTCAGCTCGGTGACCTGCATGCCCTTGGCCTTCAGTTCGCCCAGCGCCTTGGCAGCTTCTTCGCGGGTGTCCTTGCGCTCGAAGTCGCGGCTGATCGCGGCGGCTTTTTGCAGCACGGCGCGCTCGTCCTTGGAGAGGCCGTCCCAGTACTTCTTGCTGACCAGCACGATCCACGGCGCGTAGACGTGGTTGGTCACCGTCAGGTACTTCTGTACCTCGTAGAACTTGGCCGACAGAATGGTGTTGTAGGGATTCTCCTGGCCGTCGACAGCCTTGGTCTCCAGCGCGGTGAACAGCTCCGAGTAGGGCAGCGGCACGGCATTGGCGCCCAGGGTCTTGAAGCTGTCCAGGTAGACGGCGTTCTGCATCACGCGCAGCTTGATGCCGTCCAGGTCTTCCAGCTTGGCGACCGGCTTCTTGTTATTGGTCAGGTTGCGGAAACCATTCTCCCAATAGACCAGGCCGACCAGACCCTTCTCTTCGAGCTTGGCCTTGACCTTCTCGCCGATCACGCCGTCCAGCAAGGCATCGGCTTCCTTGGTGCTGTTGATCAGGAAGGGCGTGTCCCACAGTGCCATTTCCTTGGTGATGCCCACCAGGGTGGCGGTCGAGCCGACCATCATCTCCTGGGCGCCGCCGATCAGGGCCTGCTGCATCTGCGTGTCCGGGCCCAGCGCCGCGCCGCCGATGGCGCGCAGCTTCATCTTGCCGCCGGACAGCTTCTCGACGTTCTCGGCCAGCACCTTGGTGGCGCGACCCTGGTTGCTGGCTTCGGCAAGGCCGTAGCCGAAGCGGATCAGGCGGGGTTTGATGTCCTGCGCCTGGGCCAGGCTGGCACCGAGGGCCAGCGATGCGGCAGTCAGTGCCAGCAGCGTGCGACGAAAGTGATTCATGAGGTCTCCTTGGGGATGAGAAAGATCAGCGCATCCACGCCACCGGCGCGATGACGATTTGCGGGAACAGGGTGAACAGGATCAGGATCAGCACATAGGTGATCAGGAAGGGATTGACGCCCTTGATCACCTGGTGCATCGACAGCCGGCCGACACCGGCCACGACATTGAGCACCGTGCCCACCGGCGGCGTGATCAGTCCGATCGCGCCGTTGAGCACGAACATCAGGCCGAAGTAGACCGGGTCGATGCCGGCCTTGGTGGCAATGGGCAGCATCACCGGCGCAAAGATCAGTATCGTCGGCGTCAGGTCCAGCGCCGTGCCAATGATCACCAGCGCCACCATCATCACCGCCATCAGGAGCTTGGGTGAGTCGATCAGGCCGCCGAGCCAGCCGGTCAGGGTGCCCGGCAGATCAGCCAGAGTGATCATGTAGCTGGCGACCTGGGCACCGGCGCACAGGAACATCACCACGGCCGTGGTCTTGGCCGCCCGCACCAGCACGCCATGGAACTGCGTCAGATTCAACTCGCGGTGCACGAAGAAGGCGATGACCAGCGCGTAGAAGGCTGCCACCACCGCGGCCTCGGTCGGCGTGAACAGGCCGGACTTCATGCCGCCGATGATGATCACCGGCATCAGCACGGCCCAGAAGGCCTTGACGGTGGCGCTGATGCGGTCCTTCATCGGCATCGGTATGCCGGCCGGCAGTTCGATCTTGCGCAGCTGCAGCTTCCAGGCCACGATCAGGCCGGCGCCCATGATCAGCCCGGGTACGATGCCGGACAGGAACAGCTGCGAGATCGAGGTGTTGGTCGTCACGCCGTAGATCACGAAGGGCATGGACGGCGGGATGATGGGGGCGATGATGCCGCCCGAGGCAATCAGCCCGGCCGAGGTGTGCATGGGGTAGCCATTGGCGCGCATCATCGGCAGCAGGATGGTGGCCAGGGCCGCGGTATCGGCCAGGGCCGAGCCGCTCATGCTGGCCATCAGCACCGCAGCGCCGATGGCGACGAAACCCAGGCCGCCGCGGATATGGCCGACCCAGGCCTGGGCCATGGCGATGATGCGCCGGCTGATGCCGCCGGCATTCATCAGCTCGCCGGCGAGGATGAAGAAGGGCACGGCCAGCAGCGGGAAGCTGTCGACCCCGGCCACCAGGTTCTGCGCCAGCAGCTGGGTGTCCCAGAAGTCCAGCGACCAGGCCATGCCGGCGCCGGTCAGCACCAGGGCAAAGGCCATCGGCATGCCTATGCCCATCAGCACCAGCATGCCGCACGAGAAAATCACAAAAGCGAGGGCTTCATTGCTCACGGCGTTCACTCCACATCCACGTCATGGCCGAAGTCCAGCGGCGAGCGGCGCAGCAACTGCACCAACGCGATCAGACCAATCACCAACGAACTCAGAAAAGCCGGCAGCGGCAGCAGCGCGGCGGAATAGCCCAGCACGACGGAGCGGCTGTCCAGGCCAACAATCACCTGCTGCCAGGCGCCCCAGCCGACCAGCACGCAGGCCAGCACCACGGCCGCGCGTATCAGCAAGGTCATCGCCAGCAGCGGACCCGGCTTGCTGCGCAGCGGCAGCAGCAGGCTGGTGAAGGCCATGTGCTCGCCCAGCGGGTAGGCGGCGGTGGCGCCGATGAAGACCATCCAGACGAAGAGCAGGCGCGAGAGCTCCTCGCTGGCTGCCACGCCGCTGCCGAAGCCGTAGCGCAGCACCACATTGATGAAGACGGCCGTGGCCATCACCGCGAGGCAGGCCGCCATGGCGCCCTCGCTGGCGCGCTGCCACCAGGGCTTCTGAATGATTTCGGCGGTGTTCATGCGCCCTCTCCTTTTGCCCAGGCCTGGGCCTGCTGCAGTTGTTCGCCGCGGCTCAGTGCGGCATCGACTCTCAAAACCTGGGCTTCGCCAACCGGCGACTCCAGCGCGGCAAACTGGCTGTCCACCAGGCTGACCGGGAACAGATGGTCGGCCGCCCGTTCGGCCACGCGCTGCAGCGACAGCTCCCGCGTGATGTCCAGAAACACGAAACCCAGACCTTGGCTGGCGGCGCGCAGGCGTTCGCGATAGGCCCGCTTCAATGCCGAACAGGCCAGCACCACGCCCTGTGGGTGACGCACCAACTCGGCGCCCAGGGTGTCCAGCCAACCGGCACGGTCTTCATCGGTCAGGGCAATACCGGCCCGCATCTTGGCAATCGAGGCCGGGGCGTGGTGGGCATCACCCTCGATGTATGCCCAGCCCAGGACCTCGGCCAGAGCCTGGCCCAGACTCGATTTGCCGCAGCCGGCCACACCCATGACAACCACGCTCTGCATTTGGATAGCGCTATCCTGTTGATTCAAACAAAAGGCGATGCTGGATCGCCAAGAGCCGCTCAGTTCAGTGCTCGCGGTGTTAACACACTTGCGCCAGAAGATCGGATAGCGCTATCCTAGGCCCAAACATCTGCGCACCATATCAGGGAAAACACGCACCAATGACCGGCAGCTCCGCACCACCCCGTCGCCCCCGCTCCAGCGGTCGCGCCACCCTGGCCGATGTGGCCCAGGCCGCCGGCGTCAGCCCCATCACCGTGTCGCGCGCGCTGCGCGGCGAGCGGGCCGTGGCGCCCGACCTGGTGCAGCGCGTGCAGCAGGCCGCGCTGCAGCTGGGCTATGTGCCAGACCCCGCTGCCCGCGCGCTGGCGTCCAGCCGCAGCAGCCACGTGGCGGTATTGATCCCCCTGCTGAGCAACGCCCTGTTCGTCGACCTGCTGGACGCCGTGCAACGCAGCCTGCTGCCTGCGGGCTATCAGACCCTGATAGGCGTCACCCACTACGACCCGGCCGAGGAGGAAGCCTTGCTGCGCAGCTATCTGCTGCACCGCCCGGCCGGGCTCATCGTCACCGGCTTCGACCGCACGGATGCGGTCAAGCAGCTGATTGCCGGCAGTGGCGTACCCTGCGTGCATGTGATGGAAACGGTGGCCGCACCGGGCATTTACAGCGTCGGCTTTTCGCAGTCAGACGCCGGCCAGGCGATGACACAGGCCTTGCTGGACAGCGGCCGCCGGCGCATCGCCTTTGCGGCAGCTCAGCTGGACCCCAGAACCCTGCAGCGCCTGCAGGGCTATCGCCAGGCAATGCTGGCCGCGGGTCTGACCGACCCGAAGCTGGAGTGGCTGGACCCTCAACGCTCGTCGCTGGCGCTCGGTGGTGCGCTGTTCGAGCAGATCCGCCGCGAAGCGCCCGATGTGGACGCCATCTTCTTCAACAACGACGACTTGGCCCAGGGCGCCCTGCTGGCTGCCCTGCGCCTTGGTGTCAAGGTGCCTGATCAGGTGGCGGTGGCCGGTTTCAACGACCTGACGGGCAGCGATCAGATGCTGCCGCCGCTGAGCACGGTGCGCACGCCGCGCAGCGCCATTGGCGCCGAGGCGGCCAGGATGCTGATGGCCTTGATGCGCGGTGAGGCCGTCGCCCAGCCTCAGCTGGACCTGGGTTTCGAGATCGTGCGGCGCGGCAGCAGCTGAAGGGACCGGATCTAGCCGTCCAAGTTGATCTTGGCGATCAACTCCTGCAACACCGCATCGGCCTTGTCGTTGGCGATCTGGCAGGTGCCCGCCGCCTGGTGGCCGCCGCCGCCATAGCTGAGCATCAGCTCGCCGATATTGGTCTTGCTGCTGCGGTCGAGGATGGACTTGCCGGTGGCCATCACGGTGTTCTGCTTCTGCAGGCCCCACATCACGTGGATGGAGATATTGGTCTCGGGGTACATGGCGTAAATCATGAAGCGGTTGCAGGCGAAGATGGTGTCTTCGCCGCGCAGGTCCAGCACCGCCAGATTGCCGTGGACTTTGGTGCAGCGTTCGATCTGCTCGCGGGCCTCGGCCGTGTGCTGGAAGTACAGGTCCACCCGTTCAACCACGTCGGGCAGGGCCAGTATCTCGTCGATATTGTGGTCGGCACAGTACTTGATCAGATCCATCATCAGCGCGTAGTTGCTGATGCGGAAGTCGCGGAAACGGCCCAGGCCGGTGCGCGAATCCATCAGGTAGTTCAGCAGCACCCAGTCGCTGGGGTCGAGGATCTCCTCGCGGCTGAACTGGGCCGAGTCGGCCTTGTCCACGGCGTCCATCATGGCGTCGCTCATGCGCGGAAACGCCGCCTTGCCGCCGTAGTAGTTGTAGACCACACGCGCCGCCGACGGCGCATGGGCCTCGATGATGTGGTTCTTGCGCTCGCCGGTGTTGCGCACCGTTTCCGACTCATGGTGGTCGAACACCAGATGGGCGCCGGGCACATAGGGCAGATTGGTGGTGATGTCGCGCTCGCTGATGGCGATCTTGCCGTCCTGCATGTCCTTGGGATGGACGAAGGTGATCTCGTCGATCAGCTTCAGCTCATTGAGCAGCACAGCGCAGACCAGACCATCGAAGTCGCTGCGGGTAACCAGGCGGAATTTCTTTTGCTCTTGACTCATGGTGGCGTCCTCATTCGGCGGGCAACGGTATTGCGCATGATAGGCAGCGCCCTCGCCCAAAGGCGGCCGGTTGCCGGTGGCCGATCTCCGATTTGAAACAATAGTTAACGCTTGGCCGGCGCTTGCAGCGAGGTGCTCGGAGCCGGGATGAAAAAAGGGCACCGCGCGGGTGCCCTTTGTGCTGTCAAAACCGGTGTCGGGCCTATTCCGCCGGCACCGCCACCATGCCGTCGTCGGCCGCCGCGGCCTGCGTCTTGCGGGCCGGCTTGCGCTCGCGTACCAGGTAGGAGTACAGCACCGGCACCACGACCAGGGTCAGCAAGGTCGAGGTGATCACGCCGCCGATGATGGCGCGGCCCATAGGCGCCTGGATCTCGCCGCCCTCGTTCAGCGCGATGGCCATCGGCAGCATGCCGAACACCATCGCGGCGGTGGTCATGATGATGGGGCGCATCCGTATCAGGCCGGCCTGCAGCAGCGCCTCGGGCACGGTGGCGCCGGCCTTGCGGGCGTGGTTGGCGAAGTCCACCAGCAGGATGGCGTTCTTGGTCACCAGGCCCATCAGCATCACCAGGCCAATCATCGAGAACACATTCAGGGTCGACTTGGTCAGCAGCAGGGCCAGCATCACGCCGATCAGGGCCAGCGGCAGCGAGGCCATGATGGCTATGGGCTGCACAAAGCTGCCGAACTGGCTGGCCAGCACGATGTAGATGAAGATCACCGCCAGGCCCATCGCACCGAGCAGGCCGTTGAAGGCCTCGGCCTGCTGCTTGCCGGCGCCGTCCACCATGAAGCTGGTGCCCGGGGGCAGCTCGGTGGCCTTGATGATCTTGCGCACATCGTCATTGACCTCGCCCGAGGTGCGGCCCTGCACGCCGGCGTACACCGCCTCGCGGCGCTGCAGGTTCTGACGACGTATCACCTCGGGGTTGAACACCGGCTCCACGGTCGCCACCTGATCCAGCGAGATCGGCGAGCCGTCCTTGGCGAAGGCGATCGGCAGCTTGCTCATCTGCTCGATGCGCTCGCGCTGTTCGCGCGGCAGGCGCAGCAGCACCTCGACCTGGTTGCCGTCGGGCGTGGTCCAGTAGGTTGCCACATCGCCGTTGACATAGGCACGCAGCGAGGCTGCGATCTGCGGTGCCGTCAGGCCCAGCTCACGCACGGCGGAATCCTTCAGGCGCACGGCAAAGGCCGGCAGGCCGGGCTTGACGGTGGTTTCCACGTCCACCGCGCCCTGCACCTTCTTGATCTTCTCGACCAGCTGGTTGGCGACCTGGGTCAGCACCTCGGGATCATTGCCCAGGATGGTGATCCAGACCGGGCGGTCAAAGCCCACGCTCATCTCGACGCCGGGGATCTTGGCGATATCGTCACGGATCGCGTCCTCGATCTGCTTCTGGCTGCGCTTGCGGTCGGAGCGGTCGACCAGCGAGATGTTCAGCGCCGCCTGGTTGCGGCCCGTGGCCAGACCCTCGCCGGTGCTGCCGACGACGGTGGAGACGGTCTTGATCTCCGGGTACTTGGACAGGATCTCCTCG
It contains:
- a CDS encoding exopolyphosphatase; this translates as MSQEQKKFRLVTRSDFDGLVCAVLLNELKLIDEITFVHPKDMQDGKIAISERDITTNLPYVPGAHLVFDHHESETVRNTGERKNHIIEAHAPSAARVVYNYYGGKAAFPRMSDAMMDAVDKADSAQFSREEILDPSDWVLLNYLMDSRTGLGRFRDFRISNYALMMDLIKYCADHNIDEILALPDVVERVDLYFQHTAEAREQIERCTKVHGNLAVLDLRGEDTIFACNRFMIYAMYPETNISIHVMWGLQKQNTVMATGKSILDRSSKTNIGELMLSYGGGGHQAAGTCQIANDKADAVLQELIAKINLDG